One Mesorhizobium loti genomic window carries:
- a CDS encoding Tat pathway signal sequence, which translates to MPIGAAVEYLHKLRREAIHAEAGNVKGITRHLQLNIGKSRDLLETTGATDAALAHLLEAGNALIWELAPISKQTAALRKDKISGLRHAFETALNMAIEEVRKAKPKA; encoded by the coding sequence ATGCCAATCGGAGCAGCGGTGGAGTACCTGCATAAGTTGCGCAGAGAGGCGATCCATGCGGAAGCGGGCAACGTGAAAGGGATTACGCGTCATTTGCAGCTGAACATTGGGAAGTCGCGCGACCTTTTGGAAACGACCGGGGCAACGGATGCAGCTCTGGCTCACCTGCTGGAGGCAGGCAACGCGCTCATTTGGGAACTCGCGCCTATTTCAAAACAAACTGCCGCGCTGAGGAAGGACAAGATTTCTGGCTTAAGGCACGCCTTTGAAACGGCGTTAAACATGGCCATTGAGGAAGTCAGGAAGGCGAAGCCAAAAGCCTAG
- a CDS encoding KNR4-like cell wall assembly/cell proliferation coordinating protein, with translation MGYSLTEGQFDAPAESTVVDGLSARLGVVLPKDYADFLKEHNGGEGFIGDNYIIFFKAEELADFNREYEVEKYAPGILLFASNGGGEAYGFDTHDVEMPIVRIPFIFMERQSAETIARDLADLFATLEDLK, from the coding sequence GTGGGATATAGTTTGACTGAGGGCCAGTTCGACGCGCCGGCTGAATCCACAGTCGTCGATGGCCTGTCCGCGCGCTTGGGCGTCGTGCTGCCCAAGGACTACGCCGACTTCCTCAAAGAGCATAATGGCGGCGAAGGTTTCATCGGCGACAACTATATTATTTTTTTTAAAGCCGAAGAGTTGGCTGATTTCAATCGAGAATACGAGGTTGAAAAATATGCGCCAGGCATCCTGTTGTTTGCGTCAAACGGAGGAGGGGAAGCCTATGGCTTCGACACCCACGATGTGGAAATGCCAATCGTGCGCATCCCGTTTATATTTATGGAACGGCAATCCGCCGAGACGATAGCGCGAGACCTCGCCGATCTATTTGCCACACTGGAGGACTTGAAATGA
- a CDS encoding KNR4-like cell wall assembly/cell proliferation coordinating protein, with protein MGYSLTEGELDPPAEASLVDGLSARLGVALPKDYTDFLKEHNGGEGFIGDSYIVLFKAEELVQFNIEYEVEKYAPGILLFGSNGAGEGYGFDTDDAAMPIVQIPFIGMDRRYADIVARDLADLFARLEEDLE; from the coding sequence ATGGGATATAGTTTAACCGAAGGAGAGCTTGATCCGCCGGCTGAAGCCTCGCTGGTCGACGGCCTGTCCGCACGCCTGGGAGTCGCGCTGCCCAAGGATTACACCGACTTCCTCAAGGAGCATAATGGAGGTGAAGGTTTCATCGGCGATAGCTATATTGTTCTCTTTAAAGCCGAAGAATTGGTGCAATTCAACATAGAGTATGAGGTTGAAAAGTATGCGCCGGGCATCCTCCTATTCGGATCGAACGGAGCGGGTGAAGGCTATGGCTTTGACACTGACGATGCGGCCATGCCAATCGTGCAGATACCATTCATTGGTATGGATCGGCGATACGCTGACATCGTTGCGCGTGACCTCGCCGATCTATTTGCTCGGTTGGAAGAGGACTTAGAATGA